In Erigeron canadensis isolate Cc75 chromosome 1, C_canadensis_v1, whole genome shotgun sequence, a single window of DNA contains:
- the LOC122600299 gene encoding probable alpha,alpha-trehalose-phosphate synthase [UDP-forming] 7 codes for MQSRSYTNLLELASGNFPVMGREREKRKMPRVMTVPGSITELDDDQASSVASDNPSSLAMDRMIVVANQLPLKAKRRPDNKGWSFTWDDESLILRIKDGFPDDMEVLYVGSLNVDVDPIEQDDVAQVLLDRFGCVPTFLPPNLMEKYYDGFCKKQLWPLFHYMLPFSADHGGRFDRSIWEAYVAANKLFSQKVIEVINPEDDFVWIHDYHLMVLPTFLRRRFNRLRMGFFLHSPFPSSEIYRTLPVREEILKALLNSDLIGFHTFDYARHFLSCCSRMFGLEYQSKRGYIGLDYYGRTVGIKIMPVGIHMGQIESVMKLADKEWRVSELKQQFEGKTVFLGVDDMDVFKGINLKLLAMEQMLKVHPSWQGRAVLIQVANPARGKGGIDLDEIQIEIQESCKRINDQFGKPGYQPIVYIDTPLGINERVAYYSIAECVVVTAVRDGMNLTPYEYIVCREGISGSETGADLSGPKKSMLVVSEFIGCSPSLSGAIRVNPWNVEATAEAMNEAISMSEAEKQLRHEKHYRYVSTHNVGYWSRSFLQDMERTCADHFRKRCWGIGLGFGFRVVSLDPNFRKLSIDDIVSAYIKAKNRAILLDYDGTVMPQNSIIKTPSREVISILNRLSGDENNKVFIVSGRGRESLSRAFSPCKKLGIAAEHGYFMRWSQDVEWETCGQSSDFGWMQMAEPVMKLYTEATDGSSIETKESALVWQYRDADPGFGFAQAKEMLDHLESVLANEPVAVKSGQYIVEVKPQEASKGLVAEKIFTSMAEKGKQADFVLCIGDDRSDEDMFEIIGNAISRNMLSVNTNVFACTVGQKPSKAKYYLDDTSEVILMLENLAEATDSPVTSEDESE; via the exons ATGCAATCGAGGTCGTATACGAATCTGTTGGAGTTAGCTTCAGGGAATTTCCCTGTAATGGGCCGAGAACGAGAGAAACGAAAGATGCCCCGTGTAATGACTGTTCCTGGAAGTATAACTGAGCTTGATGATGATCAAGCTAGTAGTGTTGCCTCTGATAACCCGTCTTCCCTTGCTATGGATCGAATGATTGTTGTGGCGAATCAACTGCCATTGAAGGCTAAAAGAAGGCCTGATAATAAAGGTTGGAGCTTTACATGGGATGACGAGTCGTTGATTCTGAGGATTAAAGATGGGTTTCCAGATGATATGGAGGTTTTGTATGTTGGTTCGTTGAATGTTGATGTTGATCCTATTGAACAAGATGATGTTGCTCAAGTATTATTGGATAGGTTTGGATGTGTTCCCACTTTCCTTCCCCCGAATTTGATGGAAAAGTATTATGATGGCTTTTGTAAGAAGCAATTATGGCCTCTTTTTCATTATATGTTACCGTTTTCTGCTGATCATGGGGGTAGATTTGACCGGTCAATATGGGAAGCCTATGTCGCAGCAAATAAGCTTTTTTCACAAAAAGTTATTGAAGTGATTAACCCAGAAGATGATTTTGTTTGGATTCATGATTACCATTTGATGGTCTTGCCTACTTTCCTAAGAAGGCGGTTTAATCGTTTGAGGATGGGTTTTTTTCTACACAGTCCATTCCCGTCTTCTGAGATTTACAGGACACTTCCTGTTAGGGAAGAAATCCTAAAAGCTTTACTCAATTCTGACCTTATCGGTTTCCACACATTTGATTATGCTCGGCATTTTCTTTCTTGCTGCAGCCGAATGTTTGGTTTGGAGTATCAGTCCAAGCGGGGCTACATCGGGCTAGATTATTATGGAAGAACAGTGGGAATTAAGATAATGCCTGTTGGGATCCATATGGGTCAAATTGAGTCGGTAATGAAACTTGCCGACAAAGAGTGGAGAGTCAGTGAACTCAAACAGCAATTTGAAGGGAAAACGGTGTTTCTTGGAGTTGATGATATGGACGTTTTTAAAGGTATCAATTTAAAGCTTTTAGCAATGGAACAAATGCTTAAAGTTCATCCATCATGGCAAGGCAGGGCCGTGCTTATCCAAGTTGCAAACCCTGCTAGGGGTAAAGGTGGGATAGATTTGGATGAAATACAGATCGAAATACAAGAAAGCTGCAAACGTATTAATGATCAATTTGGTAAGCCTGGATACCAGCCTATCGTTTACATTGACACTCCCCTGGGTATTAATGAACGGGTTGCTTATTACAGTATAGCTGAGTGTGTTGTTGTGACTGCTGTAAGAGATGGGATGAATTTAACCCCTTATGAATATATTGTGTGTAGGGAGGGAATTTCTGGATCAGAAACTGGTGCAGATCTAAGCGGCCCTAAAAAGAGCATGTTGGTTGTATCAGAGTTTATAGGGTGTTCCCCATCTTTGAGTGGGGCAATTCGTGTGAACCCTTGGAATGTTGAAGCAACTGCTGAGGCTATGAATGAGGCTATATCTATGAGTGAAGCCGAGAAACAATTGAGGCATGAGAAGCATTATCGATATGTAAGTACACATAATGTGGGTTATTGGTCTAGAAGTTTCTTGCAAGATATGGAGAGAACGTGTGCGGATCATTTCAGGAAAAGATGTTGGGGTATTGGTTTGGGATTTGGGTTTAGGGTCGTGTCTCTAGATCCTAACTTCCGGAAGCTTTcaattgatgatattgtgtcGGCTTACATAAAGGCTAAAAATAGGGCAATATTGTTAGACTATGATGGAACAGTGATGCCACAAAATTCAATTATTAAGACACCAAGTAGAGAAGTTATTTCAATCCTCAATAGGCTTTCTGGAGATGAAAATAATAAAGTATTTATTGTTAGTGGAAGAGGCAGAGAAAGCTTAAGCAGGGCTTTTTCTCCTTGCAAGAAGCTTGGAATTGCAGCCGAACATGGCTACTTCATGAG GTGGTCTCAAGATGTGGAATGGGAAACCTGTGGTCAGAGTAGTGATTTTGGATGGATGCAAATGGCCGAGCCTGTGATGAAACTCTATACAGAGGCCACTGATGGCTCTTCTATTGAAACCAAGGAGAGTGCATTAGTATGGCAGTATCGGGACGCTGACCCGGGATTTGGATTTGCTCAAGCAAAGGAGATGCTTGATCATCTTGAGAGTGTCTTGGCAAATGAACCTGTTGCGGTTAAAAGTGGTCAATATATTGTTGAAGTTAAGCCTCAG GAAGCCAGTAAAGGTCTGGTAGCAGAGAAGATCTTCACATCGATGGCCGAAAAAGGGAAGCAGGCTGATTTTGTTCTGTGCATTGGTGACGACAGATCTGATGAGGACATGTTTGAAATTATTGGCAATGCAATCTCAAGAAACATGCTCTCCGTTAATACTAATGTGTTTGCCTGCACAGTTGGACAAAAGCCTAGCAAAGCCAAATATTATTTGGATGACACCTCCGAAGTTATTCTGATGCTTGAAAATCTAGCCGAAGCTACCGACTCCCCAGTCACATCTGAAGATGAAAGTGAATAG
- the LOC122585788 gene encoding receptor-like protein EIX2: MDEANRLASWGGAEIDCCKWVGIACDNSTGHVHGIHLRALDGHCAHGQLLNEDMKELYDHEDTKELYEAIKQELGGSLSSSLLHLKQLRNLDLSCNDFGIQIPNFIGSLKNLEYLNLSHSYFLGNVPPQLGNLSQLHVLSLGDEYLHGFRSPNIHWLSRIRMLRHLEMSSVDLSNATNWLQVINTLPSLAQLRMSNCQLLHIHPQVSSLNLTSLSMLDLSDNNFNTSVPPPWMFGITSLVSLDLSGCNFHGPISSSIYSFRNLTSLQLLHVSGNYYMNSSLVLKELSSIGGHLILLDMRSCGISSSVLESLHNLTSLHSLDLSNNQLTETKSLGNIGNLCNLKDMDLSDYDNDWGNTDFTNLLECFVKCKSPSLESLHLSLSGFSGRLPDQLGQLIHLELLELAGNHIAGTIPDSIGLLSSMKTLDLRYNLITGPIPFSIGQLSLLENLDLSYNQLIGSIPDSIGRLSSLKMLDLSNNEIHGSIPDSIGQLSSLIKLYLSYNQLDGSLLLRTGLGRRSLNSLLN; the protein is encoded by the coding sequence ATGGATGAAGCAAATCGACTTGCTTCTTGGGGTGGTGCAGAGATCGACTGCTGTAAATGGGTTGGAATTGCTTGTGATAACTCTACAGGCCATGTTCATGGGATTCATCTTCGTGCATTAGATGGTCATTGTGCTCATGGTCAGCTATTGAACGAAGATATGAAAGAACTTTATGATCATGAAGATACGAAAGAACTTTATGAGGCCATAAAACAGGAATTGGGGGGGAGTTTAAGTTCTTCCTTGTTGCATCTGAAGCAACTCAGGAATCTAGACTTAAGCTGCAATGATTTTGGAATCCAAATTCCTAATTTCATTGGCTCTCTTAAAAATCTTGAGTATCTTAATCTTTCTCATTCATACTTTCTAGGGAATGTCCCCCCTCAATTAGGAAACCTTTCACAGCTGCACGTCCTCTCTCTTGGTGATGAATATCTTCATGGATTTCGATCACCAAACATACATTGGTTATCAAGGATCCGTATGTTGCGTCACCTGGAAATGAGCAGTGTGGACCTCAGCAACGCAACCAATTGGCTTCAGGTAATTAACACCCTTCCGTCTTTGGCCCAACTCCGTATGTCTAATTGTCAACTCTTGCATATACATCCCCAAGTTTCTAGTCTTAATCTCACATCCCTTTCCATGCTCGATCTTTCTGATAACAATTTTAATACTTCTGTGCCACCGCCTTGGATGTTTGGTATAACTAGTCTGGTTTCTTTGGATTTAAGTGGGTGCAATTTTCATGGGCCTATTTCTAGCAGTATATATAGCTTCCGCAACTTGACTTCTCTTCAGTTGCTTCACGTCTCGGGGAACTATTACATGAATTCTTCCTTAGTATTAAAAGAATTGTCTAGTATCGGTGGTCATCTGATTTTGTTAGATATGAGGTCTTGTGGTATTTCCAGTTCAGTACTTGAATCCCTTCACAACTTGACCTCTCTTCATAGCCTCGACCTATCAAATAATCAACTAACCGAGACTAAATCATTAGGTAATATAGGTAATTTATGTAATTTAAAGGACATGGATCTGTCAGATTATGATAATGATTGGGGCAACACAGATTTTACAAACCTTCTTGAATGTTTTGTCAAGTGTAAATCGCCATCCTTGGAGTCACTACACTTGAGTTTGTCTGGGTTTTCAGGTCGTCTACCAGATCAACTTGGACAACTGATCCATTTGGAACTTCTTGAACTTGCCGGTAACCACATTGCTGGTACAATTCCAGATTCCATTGGACTGTTATCATCAATGAAGACATTAGACCTTCGTTACAATCTAATTACTGGTCCTATTCCATTCTCAATTGGACAATTGTCATTATTGGAGAATTTAGACCTGTCTTATAACCAACTAATTGGCAGCATTCCTGACTCTATTGGACGACTGTCATCGTTGAAAATGCTGGATCTTTCAAATAACGAAATACACGGCAGCATTCCTGACTCTATTGGACAGTTGTCATCCTTGATAAAGTTGTATCTTTCATATAACCAATTGGACGGCAGCCTTCTATTGAGGACAGGACTAGGCAGACGGAGCTTGAATAGCTTACTGAATTAG